The following are encoded in a window of Gossypium raimondii isolate GPD5lz chromosome 13, ASM2569854v1, whole genome shotgun sequence genomic DNA:
- the LOC105782549 gene encoding clathrin heavy chain 1 — MAAANAPIAMKEVLTLPSIGINPQFITFTNVTMESDKYICVRETAPQNSVVIIDMSMPMQPLRRPITADSALMNPNSRILALKAQLPGTTQDHLQIFNIEMKAKMKSHQMPEQVVFWKWISPKMLGLVTQTSVYHWSIEGDSVPVKMFERTANLVNNQIINYKCDPSEKWLVLIGIAPGAPERPQLVKGNMQLFSVDQQRSQALEAHAASFAQFKVPGNENPSILISFATKTFNAGQITSKLHVIELGAQPGKPSFSKKQADLFFPPDFQDDFPVAMQISHKYSLIYVITKLGLLFVYDLETASAVYRNRISPDPIFLTSEATSAGGFYAINRRGQVLLATVNEATIVPFVSGQLNNLELAVNLAKRGNLPGAENLVVQRFQELFAQTKYKEAAELAAESPQGILRTPDTVAKFQSVPVQAGQTPPLLQYFGTLLTRGKLNAFESLELSRLVVNQNKKNLLENWLAEDKLECSEELGDLVKTVDNDLALKIYIKARATPKVVAAFAERREFDKILIYSKQVGYAPDYLFLLQTILRTDPQGAVNFALMMSQMEGGCPVDYNTITDLFLQRNLIREATAFLLDVLKPNLPEHAFLQTKVLEINLVTFPNVADAILANGMFSHYDRPRIAQLCEKAGLYVRALQHYTELPDIKRVIVNTHAIEPQSLVEFFGTLSREWALECMKDLLLVNLRGNLQIIVQVAKEYCEQLGVDACIKLFEQFKSYEGLYFFLGSYLSSSEDPDIHFKYIEAAAKTGQIKEVERVTRESNFYDAEKTKNFLMEAKLPDARPLINVCDRFGFVPDLTHYLYTNNMLRYIEGYVQKVNPGNAPLVVGQLLDDECPEDFIKGLILSVRSLLPVEPLVEECEKRNRLRLLTQFLEHLVSEGSQDTHVHNALGKIIIDSNNNPEHFLTTNPYYDSRVVGKYCEKRDPTLAVVAYRRGQCDDELINVTNKNSLFKLQARYVVERMDGDLWEKVLNPENEYRRQLIDQVVSTALPESKSPEQVSAAVKAFMTADLPHELIELLEKIVLQNSAFSGNFNLQNLLILTAIKADPSRVMDYINRLDNFDGPAVGEVAVEAQLYEEAFAIFKKFNLNVQAVNVLLDNIRSIDRAVEFAFRVEEDAVWSQVAKAQLREGLVSDAIESFIRADDATQFLDVIRASEGADVYPDLVRYLLMVRQKVKEPKVDGELIYAYAKIDRLGEIEEFILMPNVANLQNVGDRLFDEALYEAAKIIFAFISNWAKLAVTLVRLKQFQGAVDAARKANSAKTWKEVCFACVDAEEFRLAQICGLNIIIQVDDLEEVSEYYQNRGCFNELISLMESGLGLERAHMGIFTELGVLYARYRYEKLMEHIKLFSTRLNIPKLIRACDEQQHWKELTYLYIQYDEFDNAATTVMNHSPEAWDHMQFKDIIVKVASVELYYKAVHFYLQEHPDLINDMLNVLALRVDHTRVVDIMRKAGHLRLVKPYMVAVQSNNVSAVNEALNEIYVEEEDYDRLRESIDLHDNFDQIGLAQKIEKHELLEMRRVAAYIYKKAGRWKQSIALSKKDNHYRDAMETASQSGERELAEELLVYFIEQGKKECFASCLFVCYDLVRPDVALELAWINNMIDFAFPYLLQFIREYTGKVDELIKDKIEAQKEVKAKEQEEKDVIAQQNMYAQLLPLALPAPPVPGMGGFAPPPMGGMGMPPMPAFGMPPMGSY, encoded by the exons ATGGCGGCTGCGAACGCTCCTATTGCCATGAAGGAGGTCTTAACT TTGCCAAGCATTGGCATTAATCCGCAGTTCATTACATTCACGAACGTAACTATGGAATCTGATAAGTATATTTGTGTGAGAGAAACTGCACCGCAAAATAGTGTTGTGATCATCGACATGAGCATGCCGATGCAGCCGTTGAGACGGCCTATTACAGCGGACTCTGCTCTTATGAATCCAAATTCTAGAATCCTGGCTCTGAAAG CTCAACTGCCGGGAACAACTCAAGATCATTTGCAAATATTTAACATAGAGATGAAAGCAAAAATGAAGTCACATCAGATGCCTGAACAG GTTGTATTTTGGAAATGGATTTCCCCAAAAATGCTTGGCCTAGTCACACAAACTTCTGTGTATCATTGGTCAATTGAAG GCGACTCCGTaccagttaaaatgtttgagagAACAGCAAATTTAGTGAACAATCAGATAATAAACTATAAATGTGATCCTTCTGAGAAGTGGTTGGTTTTGATTGGAATTGCCCCTGGTGCACCTGAG AGGCCGCAATTGGTTAAGGGGAACATGCAACTTTTCTCCGTTGATCAGCAACGTAGTCAAGCTCTTGAAGCACATGCTGCTTCATTTGCACAATTTAAG GTTCCAGGAAATGAGAATCCTTCTATTCTAATTTCCTTTGCCACGAAGACTTTTAATGCTGGTCAGATTACATCAAAATTGCATGTAATTGAGCTTGGTGCGCAGCCAG GTAAGCCATCGTTTTCAAAGAAACAGGCAGATCTATTCTTTCCACCAGATTTTCAAGATGATTTTCCAGTTGCAATGCAG ATATCCCACAAATATAGTTTGATCTATGTTATCACCAAGCTAGGACTGCTTTTCGTTTATGATCTAGAGACTGCAAGTGCTGTATACAGAAATAGAATCAGTCCAGATCCAATATTTTTAACCTCTGAAGCTACATCAGCGGGAGGGTTTTATGCCATCAACAGGCGAGGGCAGGTGTTGCTGGCTACTGTAAATGAAGCAACAATAGTGCCATTTGTTAGCGGTCAA TTGAACAATTTGGAGCTTGCTGTCAATCTAGCTAAAAGAGGAAACCTTCCTGGTGCAGAGAACCTG GTTGTTCAACGTTTTCAAGAATTGTTTGCTCAAACGAAGTATAAAGAAGCTGCTGAGCTTGCTGCAGAGTCTCCACAAGGGATCCTTCGTACACCTGATACAGTTGCCAAGTTTCAG AGTGTTCCCGTGCAAGCTGGGCAGACTCCACCGCTGTTGCAGTACTTTGGTACGCTTTTAACTAGAGGGAAGCTCAATGCATTCGAGTCATTGGAATTATCTCGGCTTGTGGTAaaccaaaacaagaaaaatcttCTGGAAAATTGGTTGGCTGAAGATAAGTTGGAATGTAGTGAGGAACTTGGAGACCTTGTGAAG ACTGTGGATAATGATCTTgctctaaaaatatatattaaagctAGGGCAACTCCAAAAGTTGTTGCAGCTTTTGCAGAACGGAGGGAGTTTGACAAAATCTTGATTTACTCGAAGCAG GTTGGGTACGCTCCTGATTACTTATTCCTTCTGCAAACAATTCTTCGTACAGATCCACAG GGAGCTGTAAATTTTGCATTGATGATGTCTCaaatggagggaggttgccCAGTTGATTACAACACCATTACTGATCTTTTTCTTCAG AGGAACTTGATACGGGAGGCTACAGCATTTCTATTGGACGTTTTGAAGCCTAATCTGCCTGAGCACGCTTTTCTACAAACTAAG GTCTTGGAAATCAATCTAGTTACTTTTCCAAATGTTGCTGATGCCATTTTAGCAAATGGCATGTTCAGTCACTATGACCGTCCTCGTATTGCACAACTCTGTGAGAAAGCTGGTCTCTATGTCCGAGCTCTGCag CATTACACTGAGTTACCAGATATTAAACGTGTCATTGTGAATACACATGCTATTGAGCCACAG TCACTTGTTGAGTTTTTTGGTACTCTTTCACGAGAATGGGCTTTGGAGTGCATGAAGGATCTTTTGCTGGTTAATCTAAGGGGCAACCTCCAAATAATTGTTCAG GTTGCCAAGGAGTATTGTGAGCAGCTGGGTGTTGATGCTTGCATAAAGCTTTTTGAGCAGTTTAAGTCTTATGAAGGATTGTACTTCTTTCTGGGCTCTTATTTGAGCTCAAG TGAGGACCCTGATATACACTTTAAGTACATCGAGGCAGCTGCTAAAACTGGACAAATAAAGGAGGTTGAGCGTGTGACCAGGGAATCCAACTTTTACGATGCTGAGAAGACAAAGAACTTCCTGATGGAGGCCAAGCTTCCTGATGCCAGGCCCTTGATTAATGTTTGTGATCGGTTTGGGTTTGTTCCTGATCTCACTCACTATCTCTACACAAATAACATGTTACGTTACATTGAAGGTTACGTTCAGAAG GTGAACCCAGGGAATGCTCCTTTAGTGGTGGGGCAGTTGCTAGATGATGAATGCCCTGAAGATTTTATCAAGGGTCTCATTCTCTCAGTCCGTTCTTTGCTTCCAGTTGAGCCCCTTGTGGAGGAATGTGAGAAGAG AAATCGTCTTCGTTTACTTACACAGTTCTTGGAGCATCTTGTAAGTGAGGGAAGCCAAGATACACATGTCCACAATGCTTTGGGTAAAATCATCATTGACAGCAATAACAATCCAGAGCATTTCCTCACAACCAACCCTTACTATGACTCCCGGGTTGTTGGCAAGTACTGTGAGAAGCGTGATCCCACCCTAGCAGTTGTGGCTTACCGAAGAGGACAATGTGATGATGAACTTATCAATGTCACAAATAAAAACTCATTGTTCAAATTGCAAGCCAG GTATGTTGTTGAGAGGATGGATGGCGATCTTTGGGAGAAGGTGCTAAATCCTGAAAATGAATACAGAAGACAGCTAATTGATCAGGTTGTGTCGACAGCTTTGCCAGAAAGCAAGAGTCCAGAACAAGTCTCTGCTGCTGTTAAAGCTTTCATGACTGCTGACCTGCCCCATGAACTGATTGAACTTCTTGAGAAGATTGTTCTCCAAAACTCTGCATTCAGTGGGAACTTCAATCTGCAAAATCTTCTTATTCTGACAGCTATTAAGGCAGATCCATCTAGAGTTATGGATTATATCAATAGGCTAGATAATTTTGATGGACCTGCAGTTGGAGAAGTGGCCGTCGAAGCTCAACTGTATGAAGAAGCATTTGcaattttcaaaaagttcaaCCTTAATGTTCAGGCTGTAAATGTTTTATTGGATAACATAAGAAGCATCGATCGGGCTGTGGAATTTGCATTCCGAGTTGAAGAAGATGCTGTTTGGAGTCAGGTGGCAAAGGCACAACTGAGGGAGGGGCTAGTAAGCGATGCAATTGAATCGTTTATTCGTGCAGATGATGCTACTCAGTTCCTTGATGTAATCCGAGCATCTGAGGGTGCTGATGTGTACCCTGATTTGGTGAGGTACCTTCTGATGGTTAGACAGAAGGTCAAGGAGCCCAAGGTGGATGGTGAACTCATTTATGCATATGCAAAGATTGATAGACTGGGTGAAATTGAAGAATTCATTCTCATGCCAAATGTTGCTAATCTTCAAAATGTTGGTGATCGTTTGTTTGATGAAGCCTTGTATGAAGCtgctaaaataatatttgcatTTATATCAAACTGGGCCAAGTTGGCTGTTACACTGGTGAGGCTTAAACAATTCCAGGGTGCTGTTGATGCAGCCCGAAAAGCAAATAGTGCCAAGACATGGAAGGAGGTTTGCTTTGCTTGTGTTGATGCAGAGGAATTCCGATTGGCACAGATATGTGGTCTTAACATTATTATACag GTGGATGACTTGGAAGAAGTTAGTGAATACTATCAAAATAGGGGATGTTTCAATGAGTTGATCTCTCTCATGGAGAGTGGTTTAGGATTGGAACGTGCACACATGGGGATCTTTACTGAGTTGGGAGTTCTTTATGCCAGATATCGTTATGAGAAGCTTATGGAGCACATTAAATTGTTCTCTACTCGTCTCAATATCCCCAAGCTGATAAGAGCCTGTGATGAGCAGCAGCATTGGAAGGAACTTACGTACTTGTATATCCAGTACGATGAGTTTGATAATGCTGCTACTACTGTGATGAACCACTCTCCTGAAGCATGGGATCACATGCAATTTAAAGATATTATAGTCAAAGTTGCAAGTGTTGAGCTTTATTACAAGGCTGTCCACTTCTACTTGCAAGAACATCCTGATCTCATCAATGATATGCTTAACGTGCTTGCACTACGAGTGGATCACACCCGTGTCGTTGACATTATGAGAAAG GCTGGTCATCTGCGTCTTGTGAAGCCATACATGGTTGCTGTTCAGAGCAACAACGTGTCAGCAGTAAATGAGGCATTGAATGAGATTTATGTGGAGGAAGAAGATTATGATAGATTGAGAGAATCTATTGACTTGCACGATAACTTTGATCAGATTGGCCTTGCACAAAAG ATTGAGAAACATGAGCTGCTTGAAATGAGGCGCGTTGCTGCATACATTTACAAAAAGGCAGGTAGATGGAAGCAGTCAATTGCCTTGTCAAAGAAGGACAACCATTACAGAGATGCAATGGAAACAGCTTCACAGTCTGGTGAACGTGAACTTGCCGAGGAGTTGCTTGTTTACTTCATTGAGCAG GGCAAGAAAGAATGCTTCGCATCGTGCCTCTTTGTCTGTTATGACTTAGTTCGACCAGATGTTGCCCTTGAGCTAGCCTGGATAAACAATATGATTGACTTTGCATTCCCGTATCTATTACAG TTTATCCGTGAATACACTGGCAAAGTTGATGAACTTATCAAGGACAAGATTGAGGCTCAAAAGGAAGTAAAGGCTAAAGAGCAGGAAGAGAAGGATGTGATCGCACAACAG AACATGTATGCACAGTTGCTACCTCTTGCCTTGCCCGCACCGCCAGTGCCAGGCATGGGAGGTTTTGCTCCACCACCCATGGGAGGAATGGGAATGCCTCCAATGCCAGCTTTCGGCATGCCACCAATGGGCAGCTATTAA
- the LOC105782703 gene encoding GDP-Man:Man(3)GlcNAc(2)-PP-Dol alpha-1,2-mannosyltransferase, with protein MLNWILCWSLITLTLATILLLASQILNHRRNKKRAVGFFHPYTNDGGGGERVLWCAVKAIQEQNPDLDSVIFSGDNDASSQSLMSRATDRFGVHLLYPPKVVHLNRRKWIEETTYPHFTMIGQSLGSVYLSWEALNKFTPLYYFDTSGYAFTYPIARLFGCKVICYTHYPTISLDMVSRVRQRSSMYNNDAVIAKSTWLSRCKIIYYTVFSVMYGMVGSCAHLVMVNSSWTQSHIEKLWGIPKRIKRVYPPCDTSGLQALPLERSVETPKIISVAQFRPEKAHSLQLEAFSVVIKKLDEHYRRPKLQFVGSCRNKSDEERLQNLKDKAVQLNIQDDVEFHKNVMYRDLVSLLGGAVAGIHSMIDEHFGISVVEYMAAGAIPIAHNSAGPKMDIVLDEDRQQTGFLAQNVEEYADAVLKIVKMPESERLKIATAARRRASRFSEQRFYDDLKAAIRPIICGSS; from the exons ATGTTAAATTGGATTCTTTGTTGGTCTCTAATCACTCTCACACTTGCCACAATCCTTTTATTAGCTTCCCAAATCCTTAACCACCGTAGAAATAAGAAAAGAGCCGTCGGATTCTTTCATCCCTACACCAACGATGGCGGCGGCGGTGAGAGAGTCCTTTGGTGTGCCGTCAAAGCCATCCAAGAACAGAACCCAGATCTCGATTCCGTTATCTTCTCCGGCGACAACGATGCATCCTCTCAATCCTTAATGTCACGCGCCACTGATCGTTTTGGTGTTCACCTCCTTTACCCCCCAAAA GTTGTGCATTTGAATAGAAGAAAATGGATTGAAGAAACAACGTACCCACACTTCACAATGATTGGTCAAAGCTTGGGATCAGTTTATTTATCTTGGGAAGCTTTAAACAAGTTTACAcctttgtattattttgatacaaGTGGGTATGCTTTTACATACCCAATTGCACGTTTATTTGGATGCAAAGTTATTTGTTACACTCATTATCCTACTATCAGTCTAGACATGGTTTCTAGAGTTCGTCAACGAAGCTCAATGTACAATAATGATGCTGTAATTGCTAAAAG CACGTGGCTATCCCGGTGCAAAATTATCTATTATACAGTTTTTAGCGTGATGTATGGAATGGTGGGATCTTGTGCACATCTTGTAATGGTCAACTCTTCATGGACTCAGTCTCACATCGAGAAGCTTTGGGGTATTCCTAAGCGCATTAAGCGAGTTTATCCACCTTGTGATACTTCAGGACTTCAG GCACTTCCTTTGGAAAGGTCAGTGGAAACTCCAAAAATCATATCTGTTGCACAATTTCGTCCCGAGAAG GCACATAGTCTTCAACTTGAGGCATTTTCTGTTGTTATAAAAAAACTAGATGAACACTATCGAAGACCTAAGTTGCAGTTTGTAGGTAGTTGTCGAAATAAATCAGACGAGGAAAGACTCCAGAATTTGAAAGACAAAGCAGTGCAATTGAACATTCAAGACGATGTGGAATTCCATAAAAACGTGATGTATAG GGACTTGGTAAGTCTTTTGGGCGGTGCTGTTGCTGGAATCCACTCGATGATAGACGAGCACTTTGGCATTAGTGTTGTAGAGTACATGGCTGCAGGAGCCATACCTATAG CTCATAATTCTGCTGGCCCGAAAATGGACATTGTTTTAGATGAAGACAGACAACAAACAGGATTTCTTGCTCAAAATGTAGAGGAATATGCAGATGCAGTCCTGAAAATAGTGAAGATGCCCGAGTCTGAAAGACTCAAGATAGCTACAGCAGCAAGGAGAAGAGCTAGCAGATTTTCGGAGCAAAGATTTTACGATGATCTCAAAGCCGCAATCCGACCAATTATATGCGGTTCTTCCTAG
- the LOC105782706 gene encoding LOW QUALITY PROTEIN: trihelix transcription factor ENAP2 (The sequence of the model RefSeq protein was modified relative to this genomic sequence to represent the inferred CDS: inserted 2 bases in 1 codon; substituted 2 bases at 2 genomic stop codons) — MNSHNTHSSVGGGREDCWSEGATATLIKAWGDCFSRLDRGKLRQNDLQEVADPVNSRQNGVKPKKTDVXCKNRLGTLKKKYKVERTKPLPSRXPFVNRMDSLIGXKSMESHRQLEDVGLSNEASFSELARAVLKFREIYERIKSWKQHQMMELEKQRIEFTEDVE, encoded by the exons ATGAACTCTCATAACACCCACTCCTCCGTTGGCGGCGGCCGGGAAGATTGTTGGAGCGAAGGAGCCACAGCTACGCTTATCAAGGCATGGGGTGACTGTTTTTCAAGACTTGACAGAGGTAAACTCCGTCAAAATGACTTGCAAGAAGTCGCTGACCCCGTTAACTCCCGTCAAAACGGCGTTAAGCCTAAGAAAACCGACGTCTAGTGCAAGAACCGGCTGGGCACCTTGAAGAAAAAATACAAGGTGGAAAGAACTAAACCGCTGCCTTCGAGATGACCGTTTGTTAATCGCATGGATTCTCTCATTGG AAAGTCAATGGAGAGTCATCGGCAGTTGGAGGATGTTGGATTATCCAATGAAGCTAGTTTTAGTGAATTAGCGAGAGCGGTTTTGAAATTCAGAGAGATCTATGAGAGAATCAAGAGCTGGAAGCAACACCAAATGATGGAACTCGAGAAACAGAGAATTGAGTTCACTGAAGATGTGGAGTAA